The Streptomyces tendae genome has a window encoding:
- a CDS encoding polysaccharide deacetylase family protein has product MSGPLPPSAGRRAAAVGLPLAAVAAAHIGPAVTWLPAVRRRLFPGLDGTGHPRHIALTFDDGPDPVSTPRFLDALDALGARATFFVLGDAVVRHPAVVRETVRRGHEVAVHGWSHDRPWLPTPAGDVLALRRAVDAVQDVTGSGPLWYRPPYGILTSGRWAAARAAGLRPVLWSAWGRDWTARATPASVRRTVEADVRGGGTVLLHDTDRTAAPGCWRAALGALPELVAGWRAAGLSVGTLSEHGTAAVRATVPGAASATAGARSSPVPGRTGCR; this is encoded by the coding sequence ATGTCCGGTCCTCTCCCCCCGTCCGCCGGGCGGCGGGCCGCGGCCGTGGGGCTTCCCCTGGCCGCCGTCGCCGCGGCGCACATCGGTCCGGCGGTCACCTGGCTGCCCGCCGTACGCCGGCGCCTGTTCCCCGGCCTGGACGGGACCGGTCACCCCCGCCACATCGCCCTGACCTTCGACGACGGGCCCGACCCCGTGTCCACGCCCCGCTTCCTCGACGCGCTGGACGCCCTCGGGGCGCGGGCGACCTTCTTCGTGCTGGGCGACGCGGTCGTACGCCATCCGGCGGTGGTCCGGGAGACGGTGCGCCGGGGGCACGAGGTGGCCGTGCACGGCTGGAGCCACGACCGTCCTTGGCTGCCCACCCCGGCCGGTGACGTCCTGGCGCTGCGCCGGGCGGTGGACGCCGTGCAGGACGTCACGGGGAGCGGTCCGCTGTGGTACCGGCCGCCGTACGGGATCCTGACCTCCGGCCGCTGGGCCGCCGCCCGTGCGGCGGGGCTGCGGCCGGTCCTGTGGAGCGCCTGGGGGCGGGACTGGACGGCGCGGGCCACTCCCGCCTCGGTGCGCCGGACGGTGGAGGCCGATGTCCGTGGCGGCGGCACCGTCCTGCTGCACGACACGGACCGGACGGCGGCGCCGGGCTGCTGGCGGGCCGCGCTGGGCGCGCTGCCCGAGCTGGTGGCCGGCTGGCGCGCAGCCGGTCTGAGCGTGGGGACGCTGTCCGAGCACGGCACGGCGGCGGTGCGCGCCACGGTTCCCGGGGCGGCGAGCGCCACGGCCGGCGCGCGGAGCTCCCCGGTACCCGGCCGGACCGGGTGTCGATGA
- a CDS encoding DMT family transporter — protein MLTVVLALLAALANAAASVLQRRAAADEPEGGAGLRQAVRWLVHVLRRPHWVVGAGMLALSTVLQAAALGVGSLALVQPLMAAELLFTLAVGSLVFHRRPDLRTWLAFVALASGLSLFLTAAAPTAGRSTSVPGHWWPVGAALLAAVVLLVVVSRSVRGAPRAALLGLASAVSFSATAALLKDVTGLIPDGPGAVLTAWPLYATAVVGVIAFLLLQAAFRAGTLAASQPALTLGDALTSVALGWALFGEQISLGARVAPEVIGIALMGAGSVGLARAPSVGGGWDGARVRDGPDSEARTASHPP, from the coding sequence GTGCTCACGGTCGTCCTGGCTCTCCTCGCGGCGCTGGCCAACGCCGCGGCCTCCGTGCTGCAGCGGCGGGCCGCGGCGGACGAGCCGGAGGGGGGTGCGGGGCTGCGGCAGGCCGTGCGCTGGCTGGTCCACGTGCTGCGGCGGCCGCACTGGGTGGTGGGCGCGGGGATGCTCGCCCTGTCCACGGTGCTGCAGGCGGCGGCTCTCGGCGTGGGCAGTCTGGCGCTGGTGCAGCCGCTGATGGCCGCCGAGCTGCTGTTCACCCTGGCGGTCGGGAGTCTGGTCTTCCACCGTCGCCCCGACCTGAGAACCTGGCTGGCGTTCGTCGCGCTGGCGTCGGGCCTGTCCCTCTTCCTGACCGCTGCGGCGCCCACGGCCGGCCGGTCCACGTCCGTACCGGGGCACTGGTGGCCCGTCGGGGCGGCCCTGCTGGCCGCGGTGGTGCTGCTGGTGGTGGTGTCCCGGAGCGTGCGGGGCGCGCCGCGCGCCGCTCTGCTGGGGCTGGCGTCAGCGGTGTCGTTCTCCGCGACCGCCGCGCTGCTCAAGGACGTCACCGGTCTGATCCCGGACGGGCCGGGCGCCGTCCTGACGGCGTGGCCGCTGTACGCCACCGCCGTGGTGGGGGTGATCGCGTTCCTGCTGTTGCAGGCCGCGTTCCGGGCGGGGACGCTGGCGGCGTCCCAGCCGGCCCTGACGCTCGGGGACGCGCTGACCAGCGTGGCCCTGGGCTGGGCCCTGTTCGGGGAGCAGATCTCGCTCGGCGCGCGGGTGGCGCCGGAGGTGATCGGCATCGCGCTCATGGGCGCGGGCAGCGTCGGCCTGGCGCGCGCTCCCTCGGTCGGCGGCGGCTGGGACGGGGCCCGGGTACGGGACGGCCCGGACTCCGAGGCGCGAACGGCGTCCCACCCACCGTGA
- a CDS encoding ribonuclease BN, which produces MARGRELELMHRATGFATMALVTLAPLLIVVAAADPLAKGGFAAWLADGMGVTGESARVLTEIISPPRKVVGTTSVWGGLALAVFGVALGGSVQNGYERVWQLPPGPWHRVWRQALWLAALTAYLYQEVQTRTTLYGPERIALTTSTGVLFFWWGQRFLLGGQVRWRDLLPGAVATMVGLVGLRIFSYYVFTPLIVENAISYGTVGVVLVVESWLIGVGFVVYGGALFGHWLLSHHGHWHPGRLHRHRMRDSGREQADTE; this is translated from the coding sequence ATGGCGCGGGGCCGCGAGCTGGAGCTGATGCACCGGGCCACCGGCTTCGCCACCATGGCGCTGGTGACCCTGGCGCCGCTGCTGATCGTGGTCGCCGCCGCGGACCCGCTGGCGAAGGGCGGCTTCGCGGCGTGGCTCGCGGACGGCATGGGCGTCACCGGGGAGTCCGCCCGGGTGCTCACGGAGATCATCAGCCCTCCGCGCAAGGTGGTCGGCACCACGAGCGTCTGGGGCGGACTGGCCCTCGCCGTGTTCGGTGTCGCCCTGGGCGGCAGCGTCCAGAACGGCTACGAACGGGTGTGGCAGCTGCCTCCGGGCCCCTGGCACCGGGTGTGGCGCCAGGCGCTGTGGCTGGCCGCGCTGACCGCGTACCTCTACCAGGAGGTGCAGACGCGTACGACGCTGTACGGGCCCGAGCGGATCGCACTGACGACGTCGACCGGCGTGCTGTTCTTCTGGTGGGGCCAGCGCTTCCTGCTCGGCGGCCAGGTCAGATGGCGGGACCTGCTGCCGGGCGCCGTCGCCACCATGGTGGGGCTGGTCGGCCTGCGCATCTTCTCGTACTACGTCTTCACACCGCTGATCGTGGAGAACGCGATCAGCTACGGCACGGTCGGCGTGGTCCTCGTGGTGGAGTCCTGGCTGATCGGCGTGGGGTTCGTCGTGTACGGCGGCGCCCTGTTCGGGCACTGGCTGCTCAGCCACCACGGCCACTGGCACCCGGGGCGTCTGCACCGGCACCGGATGCGGGATTCCGGCCGGGAGCAGGCCGACACCGAGTGA
- a CDS encoding MGDG synthase family glycosyltransferase, which translates to MLSSFPVPHRGAARAGDARRVLLISASMGAGHDTVARELARRAREQGHEAETVDLMRLLPYGMGSGLRTFYRTSVRHAPWVYDGLYRAFLRPGDGARPSGVPLARFAGEGLVRLVADTGADVVVPVFHLAAQLTGHLRTQGRLRVPSGVFVLDFAVHRQWLHPGNDAYFCLTDQAADDVRRSVPAHVETTGPVVAPEFFAPAPGAADWRDRFERYAPGRPPVLLSAGAWGAAAGLGETARLLTGAGYLPVVLCGRNQALRSRTARVPGALALDWVDDMPGLLHAVRALVDNAAGQTAVQALAAGLPVVGHRPLPGHGADGVRRMAELGLSEAAADGPSLLRILHRLTTETPAERPGAGPSLFRADVLARAAALAHRPA; encoded by the coding sequence GTGCTTTCGTCCTTCCCGGTCCCGCACCGAGGCGCCGCACGGGCGGGTGACGCCCGCCGGGTGCTGCTGATCAGCGCCAGCATGGGCGCCGGCCACGACACGGTGGCCCGGGAACTCGCCCGCCGCGCCCGCGAGCAGGGCCACGAGGCGGAGACCGTCGACCTGATGCGGCTCCTGCCGTACGGGATGGGCTCCGGGCTGCGGACCTTCTACCGGACGTCGGTGCGGCACGCGCCCTGGGTGTACGACGGCCTCTACCGGGCGTTCCTGCGCCCCGGCGACGGTGCCCGCCCCAGTGGCGTCCCGCTCGCCCGGTTTGCGGGCGAGGGGCTGGTCCGGCTCGTGGCGGACACCGGCGCGGACGTCGTCGTCCCCGTCTTCCACCTGGCCGCCCAGCTGACCGGCCACCTCAGGACGCAGGGGCGGCTGCGCGTCCCGAGCGGTGTCTTCGTCCTCGACTTCGCCGTCCACCGGCAGTGGCTCCACCCGGGCAACGACGCCTACTTCTGCCTCACCGACCAGGCCGCGGACGACGTCCGCCGCTCCGTCCCGGCGCACGTCGAGACGACGGGTCCGGTGGTGGCGCCCGAGTTCTTCGCCCCGGCCCCCGGGGCCGCCGACTGGCGGGACCGCTTCGAGCGGTACGCCCCGGGCCGGCCGCCCGTGCTGCTGTCCGCAGGCGCCTGGGGCGCCGCGGCGGGCCTCGGCGAGACCGCCCGGCTGCTGACCGGGGCCGGCTATCTGCCCGTCGTGCTGTGCGGCCGCAACCAGGCCCTCAGGTCCCGCACGGCCCGCGTCCCGGGCGCGCTCGCGCTGGACTGGGTCGACGACATGCCCGGCCTGCTGCACGCCGTCCGCGCGCTCGTGGACAACGCCGCCGGCCAGACCGCCGTACAGGCCCTCGCGGCGGGACTGCCGGTGGTCGGCCACCGCCCGCTGCCCGGTCACGGCGCCGACGGTGTGCGCCGGATGGCGGAACTCGGCCTCTCCGAGGCCGCCGCCGACGGCCCCTCGCTCCTGCGCATCCTGCACCGGCTCACCACCGAGACCCCCGCGGAACGGCCGGGGGCCGGACCCTCGCTCTTCCGGGCCGACGTCCTGGCGCGCGCGGCGGCCCTGGCCCACCGGCCCGCGTGA
- a CDS encoding SDR family NAD(P)-dependent oxidoreductase, with product MPHAPSHAGTAGASDTRTPAALPDDARARPGTPARRPGTALVTGASSGIGAAVARRLSAEGWRLVLNGRDARRLGEVAAGASAAVFPEDLTRPAAERRLTGFALERVGRLDLLVACAGVGWAGDFTAMTRRSFDEVIDVNLVTTLRLVRQVLPHMVEAGSGRMVLVGSLAGSVGVRGEAVYSASKAAVAAFADALRYELRGTGVGVSLVVPGVVDTPFFEHRGTPYPRNRPRPVPPERVADAVWRAVSRGRDEIYVPGWLRLPARVRGAAPGLYRRLAATFG from the coding sequence ATGCCCCACGCACCCTCCCACGCCGGTACGGCCGGCGCCTCCGACACCCGGACACCGGCCGCCCTCCCCGACGACGCGCGGGCCCGGCCCGGCACGCCGGCTCGACGCCCCGGGACGGCGCTGGTGACCGGCGCCTCCTCCGGCATCGGCGCCGCCGTGGCGCGCCGGCTGTCCGCCGAGGGATGGCGCCTGGTGCTCAACGGCCGGGACGCCCGTCGCCTGGGCGAGGTCGCGGCGGGGGCCTCCGCGGCCGTCTTTCCCGAGGACCTCACCCGGCCGGCCGCCGAGCGGCGGCTGACCGGTTTCGCGCTGGAGCGGGTGGGCCGGCTGGATCTGCTGGTCGCGTGCGCCGGGGTCGGCTGGGCCGGTGACTTCACCGCCATGACCCGCCGTTCCTTCGACGAGGTGATCGACGTCAATCTGGTGACCACGCTGCGCCTGGTCCGGCAGGTGCTCCCCCACATGGTGGAGGCGGGTTCCGGCCGGATGGTGCTCGTCGGTTCCCTGGCGGGCTCCGTCGGGGTGCGGGGGGAGGCCGTCTACTCGGCGTCCAAGGCGGCGGTCGCCGCGTTCGCCGACGCCCTGCGGTACGAACTGCGCGGCACCGGCGTGGGGGTGAGCCTGGTCGTGCCGGGGGTGGTCGACACGCCTTTCTTCGAACACAGGGGCACGCCGTATCCGCGGAACCGGCCCCGGCCGGTGCCGCCCGAACGGGTCGCGGACGCCGTGTGGCGCGCCGTCTCCCGCGGCCGGGACGAGATCTACGTCCCCGGGTGGCTGCGCCTGCCGGCCAGGGTGCGCGGCGCGGCGCCCGGCCTGTACCGGCGGCTGGCCGCCACGTTCGGCTGA